The Acidimicrobiales bacterium DNA window GCACAGCAAGCGCTGGAGTTGGGGATGGTCAACCGGGTCGTGCCTCTCGACGACCTGCTCTCTGAGACCATGGACCTGGCCAGCCAGATCGCCGAAATGCACCCCTTCGCCCTTGCCCAGGCCAAGCGGGCCGTCAACCAGACCCTGGACGTACAGGGCTTCTATAGCGCCCTCCAGTCGGTGTTCGACATTCACCAGACAGGGCACGGCAACGCCATGACCGTCGGCGACTACCCCATCCTGGTCAACCTGGACCAGATGAAGGACACCAACCGGGACTGAGTCAGCCTCCGGTCGTACCCACCCTCAGACAATCACCGGTACTCGGCTGAATCCAGCCACGTTGCTCATCTGGACCCGTTCCAGACCATCTTCAACCACGGTGAAGTCGGGCCACCGGTTCCGGATCTCTTCCAGAGCCACAGCACACTCCATGCGGGCTAGGGCGGCGCCGATACAGACGTGGATGCCGTGGCCGAAGCTCAGCGCCAGACGCTGCCGACGTCCGATGTCGAACACCTCAGGATCGACGAATTCGCGGGGGTCGTGATTGGCTGCCCCGGTTACCAAGAAGACCGGCTTTCCTGGCGGGACCCGCACCCCGTGCCACTGGGTTTCGTTGACCGACAGCCTTCCCTGGTACTGGGACGGGGCCCAGTAGCGGAGAACCTCCTCCACCGCATTGTCGATCTTGGACGGGTCGTCACAAACCTTTTGCCACTCGGCGGGATTCCGGTGGAACAGGACGGCTGCATTGCCTAAGGCTTTGGTAACCGTTTCGCTTCCCGCAGCGCCTAGGAGGGAGCAGAACCCAGCGATCTCGTCGTCGGTCAGAGAAACAAGGTCGCCGTCCTCGGTCTCGACCCGGGCCTCGATCAGGGCACTGCACATGTCCTCAGCAGGCCTTTTCCGCTTAGCAGCGACGAAATCGAGGAAGTAGACGGCCTGGCCGATGGCCGCCTCGATCTGGGCCGGGCTGGCCTCCGACTGTCCCTCTTCCCGGTGCAGCATTGCGTCGGTTTGAAGTCGGATCATCTGCCGATCGGCCTCCGGGACGCCGAGGATGGCGCAGATGATCTCCACCGGGAAGGGCGCGGCAAAGTCCTCCACCATGTCGAACCCGTCTCGGTCCATCAGCGGGTCGAGGTAGCTGCGAATAAGGACTTGGACCTTGTGTCGGTAGTCGGCCATGGCCCGGGGGGTGAAACTACGGCTCACCAGCCTGCGGTAGCGGTTGTGCTCTGGCGGGTCCATCATGATCATGCTGCGGTTGATGCCCGGGTCGAAGTTGGGGTCGGAGAGGTGCTCGTAGGTCAGACCATGGGTTGAGGTGAAGTTCTCGGTGTCGAGGTGCACGGCCACGATGTCCGCGAATCGACTGAAGGCGTAGAAGTCCCACCGGTCGCTGTGGAAGCAGGGCGCCTCCTCGCGCATGCGGGCGTACGTGGCGAACGGATCGTCGAAGAACTCTCGGCTGAAGGGGTCGAAGTCGACGTTGGCCATGGTTTCCTCAGGCCGTTACAGGCCGGACCATCGATTCCTGGGCGAAACTGGCCACCAACATTCCGTCTCTGTCGAAGACGTTGCCGTGTCCGAAGGCTCGGGCTCCGGCGACCACTGGCGCCCGTTGGCTTATCAGGCACCAGTCGTCGATCCGGAAGGGCCGGTGGAACCAGATGGAGTGGCCGGTGACCGCGGTCTGCAGGGC harbors:
- a CDS encoding cytochrome P450, with product MANVDFDPFSREFFDDPFATYARMREEAPCFHSDRWDFYAFSRFADIVAVHLDTENFTSTHGLTYEHLSDPNFDPGINRSMIMMDPPEHNRYRRLVSRSFTPRAMADYRHKVQVLIRSYLDPLMDRDGFDMVEDFAAPFPVEIICAILGVPEADRQMIRLQTDAMLHREEGQSEASPAQIEAAIGQAVYFLDFVAAKRKRPAEDMCSALIEARVETEDGDLVSLTDDEIAGFCSLLGAAGSETVTKALGNAAVLFHRNPAEWQKVCDDPSKIDNAVEEVLRYWAPSQYQGRLSVNETQWHGVRVPPGKPVFLVTGAANHDPREFVDPEVFDIGRRQRLALSFGHGIHVCIGAALARMECAVALEEIRNRWPDFTVVEDGLERVQMSNVAGFSRVPVIV